In the Burkholderia cenocepacia genome, one interval contains:
- a CDS encoding XRE family transcriptional regulator, whose protein sequence is MNLIVNTPAQLGEILSSARQAKGLTQAEAAARIGVGQSRLSSLETLRTESLSLKQLLELTALYGLEVSIRTKDGRDAANVEW, encoded by the coding sequence GTGAATCTCATCGTCAATACCCCTGCTCAACTGGGCGAAATCCTGTCGTCCGCGCGTCAGGCCAAGGGGCTGACGCAAGCCGAGGCGGCGGCGCGCATCGGCGTCGGCCAATCGCGCCTGTCGTCGCTGGAAACGCTCCGCACCGAAAGCCTGTCGCTCAAGCAGTTGCTCGAACTGACCGCGCTGTACGGTCTCGAGGTCAGCATCCGCACGAAGGACGGGCGCGACGCTGCCAACGTCGAGTGGTAA
- the sapR gene encoding sap1 transcriptional regulator SapR: MTCAFAHTVESRFAELTPTAKRIASYMLANLDRLGLETADQIAQQTGTSGISVGRFLRSVGYRNLDDLKRELRGGGDRPWMITDRLDEYRRATATPTTVGEHDSHRNGGTLASSLERELDAIRHVYRLAEEPVFAQVADRIAHADAVFILGIQSTRGISNAFSSYLEYLRPRVFYSDGQSGSYVDSLNSEFERPYCIVTDTRAYSRSARRYCQAAAERGQPFALVTDLYCPWAREWPADLLQVKTDVGQFWDSLAPLTCLFNLLITAVVDRLGPAIDRRVARNRELQRTFDQFES; the protein is encoded by the coding sequence ATGACCTGCGCCTTCGCCCATACCGTCGAATCCCGCTTTGCCGAGCTGACGCCGACCGCGAAGCGCATCGCGAGCTACATGCTCGCGAACCTCGATCGGCTCGGCCTCGAAACCGCCGACCAGATCGCGCAGCAGACCGGCACCAGCGGCATTTCGGTCGGGCGTTTCCTGCGCAGCGTCGGTTACCGGAATCTCGACGACCTGAAACGCGAACTGCGCGGCGGCGGCGACCGCCCGTGGATGATCACCGACCGCCTCGACGAGTACCGCCGCGCCACCGCCACGCCAACGACCGTCGGCGAGCACGACAGCCATCGCAACGGCGGCACGCTCGCGTCGTCGCTCGAGCGCGAACTCGATGCGATCCGCCACGTGTACCGGCTCGCCGAAGAACCGGTGTTCGCGCAGGTCGCGGACCGGATCGCGCATGCCGATGCCGTCTTCATCCTCGGCATCCAGTCGACCCGCGGCATCAGCAACGCATTCAGCAGCTACCTCGAATACCTGCGCCCGCGCGTGTTCTATTCCGACGGCCAGTCGGGCTCGTACGTCGATTCGCTGAATTCGGAGTTCGAACGGCCGTACTGCATCGTCACCGACACGCGCGCCTATTCGCGCAGCGCGCGCCGCTATTGCCAGGCGGCCGCCGAACGCGGCCAGCCGTTCGCGCTCGTCACCGATCTGTATTGCCCGTGGGCGCGCGAGTGGCCGGCCGACCTGCTGCAGGTGAAGACCGACGTCGGCCAGTTCTGGGATTCGCTCGCGCCGCTCACCTGCCTGTTCAACCTGCTGATCACCGCCGTGGTCGACCGCCTCGGTCCCGCGATCGACCGGCGCGTCGCGCGCAACCGCGAACTGCAGCGCACGTTCGACCAATTCGAATCCTGA
- the ddpX gene encoding D-alanyl-D-alanine dipeptidase — translation MNPHRLVEITPATHRVEIDLVYATERNLTGEPIYRHAHCLLLEPAETALRRAVDIAAQAGFTLRIYDAYRPPQAQQVLWDFLPDPNFVADLGRGSNHSRGTALDLTLVGANGEPLDMGTGFDEMVAASGHFHAGLPEHVQRNRLLLLGVMHAAGFAHIDSEWWHYELPGSHALSPIDNAASGPWRLM, via the coding sequence ATGAACCCTCACCGCCTCGTCGAAATCACGCCCGCCACGCATCGCGTGGAGATCGATCTCGTCTACGCGACCGAGCGCAACCTGACCGGCGAGCCGATCTACCGCCACGCGCACTGTCTGCTGCTCGAGCCGGCCGAAACCGCGCTGCGCCGCGCGGTGGACATTGCCGCGCAAGCCGGCTTCACGCTGCGCATCTACGACGCATACCGGCCGCCGCAGGCGCAGCAGGTGCTGTGGGATTTCCTGCCCGACCCGAACTTCGTCGCCGATCTCGGCCGCGGGTCGAACCACAGCCGCGGCACCGCGCTCGACCTGACGCTCGTCGGCGCGAACGGCGAGCCGCTCGACATGGGCACCGGCTTCGACGAGATGGTCGCCGCGTCGGGCCACTTTCACGCGGGATTGCCCGAGCACGTGCAACGCAACCGGCTGCTGCTGCTCGGCGTGATGCACGCAGCCGGCTTCGCGCACATCGACAGCGAGTGGTGGCACTACGAGCTGCCTGGCTCGCACGCGCTGTCGCCGATCGACAACGCGGCGAGCGGCCCGTGGCGCCTGATGTAA
- a CDS encoding ABC transporter substrate-binding protein produces the protein MKFPTSRLVAALAAASLCAAVPLSAAHAETPKDMFVMATLLDEFTTLDPGEIYELVPEEYVANTYDRLVRVDLRDPSKFDGDVAQSWTVSPDGLTYTFKLRPGLKFHSGNPLTADDVAWSIQRAVLLDKGPAAVLTGIGLTKANVAANVKKLDDQTVSITTDHKYAPTFVLNVLGSWPASVLDKKLLLSHQQGNDFGNAWLKTNEAGSGAYKLVKWTAGDSVVLQRFDGYRLPLAMKRIVLRHVPEAASQRLLLENGDVDAARDLSPDDLASVVKAGKAKVTASPQATLLYLGLNTKNPTLAKPDVQEALKWLVDYAGIQANVVKTTYKVHQTFLPEGFLGTLNSNPYRLDVAKAKALLAKAGVPNGFSVTMDVRNDYPYTEIAQAVQANFAQAGVKVQLIPGDNKQTLAKYRARQHDIYIGEWSADYIDPHSNAQGFAWNPDNGDKSSYKMLAWRNSWDIPQLTKETDAALAEPTAAQRAQRYQAMQKEILARSPFVIMFEKVAQVATRPGVSGLEVGPINDLVSYRHLKKQ, from the coding sequence ATGAAATTCCCGACTTCCCGGCTCGTCGCGGCGCTGGCCGCCGCGTCCCTGTGCGCCGCCGTGCCGCTTTCCGCCGCCCATGCGGAAACGCCGAAGGACATGTTCGTGATGGCCACGCTGCTCGACGAATTCACGACGCTCGATCCGGGCGAGATCTACGAGCTGGTGCCGGAGGAATACGTCGCGAACACGTACGACCGGCTCGTACGCGTCGACTTGCGCGATCCGTCGAAATTCGACGGCGACGTCGCGCAGTCGTGGACCGTGAGCCCCGACGGCCTGACCTATACGTTCAAGCTGCGCCCGGGCCTCAAGTTCCACTCGGGCAACCCGCTGACGGCCGACGACGTCGCGTGGTCGATCCAGCGAGCGGTGCTGCTCGACAAGGGGCCGGCCGCGGTGCTGACCGGCATCGGGCTCACGAAGGCCAACGTCGCGGCGAACGTGAAGAAGCTGGACGACCAGACGGTATCGATCACGACCGACCACAAGTACGCGCCGACCTTCGTGCTCAACGTGCTCGGCTCGTGGCCCGCGTCGGTGCTCGACAAGAAGCTGCTGCTGTCGCACCAGCAGGGCAACGACTTCGGCAACGCGTGGCTGAAGACCAACGAGGCCGGCTCCGGCGCGTACAAGCTCGTCAAGTGGACGGCCGGCGACAGCGTCGTGCTGCAACGCTTCGACGGCTACCGGCTGCCGCTCGCGATGAAGCGCATCGTGCTGCGCCACGTGCCCGAAGCGGCAAGCCAGCGGCTGCTGCTGGAAAACGGCGACGTCGACGCGGCGCGCGACCTGAGCCCCGACGATCTCGCGTCGGTCGTGAAAGCGGGCAAGGCGAAAGTCACGGCCTCGCCGCAGGCGACGCTGCTGTATCTCGGCCTGAACACGAAGAACCCGACGCTCGCGAAGCCCGACGTGCAGGAAGCGCTGAAGTGGCTGGTCGACTATGCGGGCATCCAGGCCAACGTCGTGAAGACGACCTACAAGGTGCACCAGACCTTCCTGCCCGAAGGTTTCCTCGGCACGCTGAATTCGAACCCGTACAGGCTCGACGTCGCGAAGGCGAAGGCGCTGCTCGCGAAGGCCGGCGTGCCGAACGGCTTCTCGGTGACGATGGACGTGCGCAACGACTATCCGTACACGGAGATCGCGCAGGCCGTGCAGGCGAACTTCGCGCAGGCCGGCGTCAAGGTGCAGCTGATCCCCGGCGACAACAAGCAGACGCTCGCGAAATACCGCGCACGCCAGCACGACATCTACATCGGCGAATGGTCGGCCGACTACATCGACCCGCACAGCAACGCGCAGGGTTTCGCATGGAACCCCGACAACGGCGACAAGTCGAGCTATAAAATGCTGGCCTGGCGCAACAGCTGGGACATTCCGCAACTGACGAAGGAAACCGACGCCGCGCTCGCCGAGCCGACCGCCGCGCAACGCGCGCAGCGGTACCAGGCGATGCAGAAGGAGATACTCGCGCGCTCGCCGTTCGTGATCATGTTCGAGAAGGTCGCGCAGGTCGCGACACGTCCCGGCGTGAGCGGGCTCGAAGTCGGTCCGATCAACGATCTCGTGTCGTACCGTCACCTGAAGAAGCAATAA
- a CDS encoding ABC transporter permease, which produces MSTPASSLEALRTLPARRPAVRWALRVLRWALTLAVTFAGLLALTFVIGRKVPIDPVLAILGDRASAEAYAAERIALGLDKPLVTQFLIYARDVLHGNLGMSLLTANPVLDDIRRVFPATLELATIATLIGIAIGVPLGVAAAVKHNRPIDHIARFVGLIGNSVPVFWLGLMGLLLFYARLHWVGGPGRLDPVYDGMVDPRTGSLLIDAALAGEWDVFRNAVSHIALPAAILGYYSVAYLSRMTRSFMLDQLSQEYIVTARAKGLSERRVIWRHAFGNIAVPLLTVIALTYSNLLEGSVLTEIVFAWPGLGSYLTGALLNADMSAVLGATLVIGAMFITVNLLTDALYRVFDPRAR; this is translated from the coding sequence ATGTCGACTCCCGCCTCCTCCCTCGAAGCACTGCGCACGCTGCCCGCGCGGCGCCCGGCCGTACGCTGGGCGCTGCGCGTGCTGCGCTGGGCGCTCACGCTCGCCGTCACGTTCGCGGGGCTGCTCGCGCTGACGTTCGTGATCGGCCGCAAGGTGCCGATCGATCCCGTGCTCGCGATCCTCGGCGATCGCGCGTCGGCCGAAGCGTATGCGGCCGAACGTATCGCACTCGGCCTCGACAAGCCGCTCGTCACGCAATTCCTGATCTATGCGCGCGACGTGCTGCACGGCAATCTCGGCATGTCGCTGCTGACCGCGAACCCTGTGCTCGACGACATCAGGCGCGTGTTTCCGGCCACGCTCGAACTCGCGACGATCGCGACGTTGATCGGGATCGCGATCGGCGTGCCGCTCGGCGTCGCGGCCGCGGTGAAGCACAACCGGCCGATCGATCACATCGCGCGCTTCGTCGGCCTGATCGGCAATTCCGTGCCGGTGTTCTGGCTCGGGCTGATGGGGCTGCTGCTGTTCTACGCACGGCTGCACTGGGTCGGCGGCCCGGGCCGGCTCGATCCCGTGTACGACGGGATGGTCGACCCGCGCACCGGCAGCCTGCTGATCGACGCGGCGCTCGCGGGCGAGTGGGACGTGTTCCGCAACGCGGTGTCGCATATCGCGCTGCCGGCCGCGATCCTCGGTTACTACTCGGTCGCGTACCTGAGCCGGATGACCCGCTCGTTCATGCTCGACCAGTTGAGCCAGGAATACATCGTCACCGCGCGCGCGAAGGGCCTGTCCGAGCGGCGCGTGATCTGGCGGCATGCGTTCGGCAACATCGCGGTGCCGCTGCTCACCGTGATCGCGCTCACGTACAGCAACCTGCTCGAAGGCTCGGTGCTGACCGAGATCGTGTTCGCGTGGCCGGGGCTCGGCTCGTACCTGACCGGCGCGCTGCTGAACGCCGACATGAGCGCGGTGCTCGGCGCGACGCTCGTGATCGGCGCGATGTTCATCACCGTCAACCTGCTGACCGACGCGCTGTACCGCGTGTTCGATCCGCGTGCGCGCTGA
- the nikC gene encoding nickel transporter permease, producing the protein MNAAPLTLRAWLLSDAPASRAQAACGLAYRRWRRFAANPLNLFGLAILLALVVVAIVGPLIMPHDPLRQVLSDRLLPPGSASHWLGTDQLGRDILSRMIAGSRLTLGIALLVVVIVVPIGLLIGTTAGYCGGFVDSVLMRITDIALAFPKIVLALAFAAALGPGVINAVVAISITAWPAYARLARAETIRIAQADYIHAARLQGASGPRILLRYIMPLCMSSVIVRATLDMAGIILTVAGLGFLGLGAQPPSPEWGFMVASGRNVLLDAWWVATLPGIAILLVSLAFNLLGDGLRDVFDPRHGA; encoded by the coding sequence ATGAATGCCGCACCGCTCACGCTGCGCGCGTGGCTGCTTTCCGATGCGCCCGCGTCGCGCGCGCAGGCCGCGTGCGGCCTCGCCTACCGCCGCTGGCGCCGTTTCGCGGCCAATCCGCTCAACCTGTTCGGGCTCGCGATCCTGCTGGCGCTGGTCGTCGTCGCGATCGTCGGCCCGCTGATCATGCCGCACGATCCGCTGCGCCAGGTGCTGTCCGACCGCCTGCTGCCGCCCGGCTCCGCGTCGCACTGGCTCGGCACCGACCAGCTCGGCCGCGACATCCTCTCGCGGATGATCGCCGGTTCGCGCCTGACGCTCGGCATCGCGCTGCTCGTCGTCGTGATCGTGGTGCCGATCGGCCTGCTGATCGGCACCACCGCCGGCTATTGCGGCGGCTTCGTCGACAGCGTGCTGATGCGCATCACCGACATCGCGCTCGCGTTCCCGAAGATCGTGCTCGCGCTCGCGTTCGCGGCCGCGCTCGGGCCCGGCGTGATCAACGCGGTCGTCGCGATCTCGATCACCGCGTGGCCGGCATACGCACGGCTCGCGCGCGCCGAAACGATCCGCATCGCGCAGGCCGACTACATCCATGCCGCGCGGCTGCAAGGCGCGTCGGGCCCGCGCATCCTGCTGCGCTACATCATGCCGCTGTGCATGTCGTCGGTGATCGTGCGCGCGACGCTCGACATGGCCGGCATCATCCTGACCGTCGCGGGCCTCGGCTTTCTCGGCCTCGGCGCGCAGCCGCCGAGCCCGGAGTGGGGCTTCATGGTCGCGTCGGGCCGCAACGTGCTGCTCGACGCGTGGTGGGTCGCGACGCTGCCCGGCATCGCGATCCTGCTCGTGAGTCTCGCGTTCAACCTGCTCGGCGACGGGCTGCGCGACGTCTTCGATCCCCGCCATGGAGCCTGA
- a CDS encoding ABC transporter ATP-binding protein produces the protein MPMHSTPAPAPLCEIDGLKIGFRGHDGVVTDAVRDLSLTLAPGERLGIVGESGSGKSLTGRALLGLLPDAARWSARTMRFAGQDLLAMSASERRRLCGSQMGMILQDPKYSLNPVMTVAKQMGEAFRRHEPGLRGRALRERIVDALAAVQIRDPARVADAYPHELSGGMGQRVMIAMMVSTGPRLLIADEPTSALDVAVSMQVLAVLDAMIARHDTGLMFISHDLPLVMSFCDRVAVMYAGRVVETCAARDLRDATHPYTRGLLAANPPLANPPDELPVLRRDPAWLDAAAPEPASHLPQEAAR, from the coding sequence ATGCCGATGCATTCCACCCCCGCGCCCGCGCCGCTCTGCGAGATCGACGGCCTGAAGATCGGCTTTCGCGGGCACGACGGCGTCGTCACCGACGCGGTGCGCGACCTGTCGCTGACGCTCGCGCCCGGCGAACGTCTCGGCATCGTCGGCGAATCGGGCTCCGGCAAGTCGCTGACGGGCCGCGCGCTGCTCGGCCTGCTGCCCGACGCCGCGCGCTGGTCGGCGCGCACGATGCGCTTCGCGGGCCAGGATCTGCTCGCGATGTCCGCGAGCGAACGCCGGCGCCTGTGCGGCAGCCAGATGGGAATGATCCTGCAGGACCCGAAGTATTCGCTGAACCCGGTGATGACCGTCGCGAAGCAGATGGGCGAAGCATTCCGGCGGCACGAGCCCGGCTTGCGCGGCCGCGCGCTGCGCGAGCGGATCGTCGACGCGCTCGCGGCCGTGCAGATCCGCGACCCGGCGCGCGTCGCCGATGCGTATCCGCACGAGCTGTCGGGCGGCATGGGCCAGCGCGTGATGATCGCGATGATGGTGTCGACCGGCCCGCGCCTCCTGATCGCCGACGAGCCGACCTCCGCGCTCGACGTTGCGGTGTCGATGCAGGTGCTCGCGGTGCTCGACGCGATGATCGCGCGGCACGACACGGGCCTGATGTTCATCAGCCACGACCTGCCGCTCGTGATGTCGTTCTGCGATCGCGTCGCGGTGATGTATGCGGGCCGCGTGGTCGAAACCTGCGCCGCGCGCGACTTGCGCGATGCGACGCATCCCTATACGCGCGGGCTGCTCGCGGCGAACCCGCCGCTCGCGAACCCGCCCGACGAGTTGCCGGTGCTGCGGCGCGATCCGGCGTGGCTCGACGCCGCCGCGCCCGAGCCCGCCTCTCACCTGCCTCAGGAGGCCGCACGATGA
- a CDS encoding ABC transporter ATP-binding protein, with the protein MIDVDHVSIRFPTRTGHVDAVRDASFAVRDGEVFGLVGESGSGKSTLLRALTGLVPLASGSLSIDGRPVGGTPDRAFRRHVQMVFQDPYASLHPRFTVDQTLREPLSIHAIGDADARIARALAEVGLSPAFRFRYPHQLSGGQRQRVAIARALIVEPRVLLLDEPTSALDVSVQAEILNLLRRLHRERNLTMILVSHNLAVIGFLCQRVAVMQHGEIVEQLRIEDVRAGQVARDYTRTLLNATEGYRRLDPVADAPAK; encoded by the coding sequence ATGATCGACGTCGATCACGTATCGATCCGTTTCCCGACCCGCACGGGTCACGTCGATGCCGTGCGCGACGCGAGCTTCGCGGTGCGCGACGGCGAAGTGTTCGGGCTGGTCGGCGAATCGGGCTCCGGCAAGTCGACGCTGCTGCGTGCGCTGACGGGCCTCGTGCCGCTCGCGTCCGGCAGTCTGTCGATCGATGGCCGTCCGGTCGGCGGCACGCCCGATCGCGCGTTCCGCCGGCACGTGCAGATGGTGTTCCAGGACCCGTACGCGTCGCTGCATCCGCGCTTCACGGTCGACCAGACGCTGCGCGAGCCGCTGTCGATCCATGCGATCGGCGACGCCGATGCGCGGATCGCCCGCGCGCTCGCCGAGGTCGGCCTCAGCCCCGCGTTCCGCTTCCGCTATCCGCACCAGTTGTCGGGCGGCCAGCGGCAACGCGTGGCGATCGCGCGCGCGCTGATCGTCGAGCCGCGCGTGCTGCTGCTCGACGAGCCGACGTCCGCGCTCGACGTGTCGGTGCAGGCCGAGATCCTGAACCTGCTGCGCCGCCTGCATCGCGAACGCAACCTGACAATGATCCTCGTCAGCCACAACCTCGCGGTGATCGGCTTCCTGTGCCAGCGCGTCGCGGTGATGCAGCACGGCGAGATCGTCGAGCAGTTGCGAATCGAGGACGTGCGGGCCGGGCAGGTCGCACGCGACTACACGCGTACGCTGCTGAATGCGACAGAAGGCTATCGCCGCCTCGACCCGGTTGCCGACGCGCCTGCCAAGTGA
- a CDS encoding GlsB/YeaQ/YmgE family stress response membrane protein, whose amino-acid sequence MLQFIETLVVGLIVGLLARALKPGDDKMGILMTVVLGVVGSLVAGYVGRAAGWYAPGQGAGWIASIIGAIVLLVVVGAIRKRAG is encoded by the coding sequence ATGCTGCAATTCATCGAAACCCTGGTGGTCGGGCTCATCGTCGGCCTCCTCGCCCGCGCACTCAAGCCGGGCGACGACAAGATGGGCATCCTGATGACCGTCGTGCTCGGCGTCGTCGGCTCGCTGGTGGCCGGCTATGTCGGCCGCGCCGCCGGCTGGTATGCGCCGGGCCAGGGCGCCGGCTGGATCGCGTCGATCATCGGTGCGATCGTGCTGCTCGTCGTCGTGGGTGCGATCCGCAAGCGCGCGGGCTGA
- a CDS encoding LysR substrate-binding domain-containing protein: MRRLPPLHALQIFSTVARHRSFTRAAEQLCLTQGAVSRQIQTLEAHYGFPLFKRHAKGLTLTAEGEQLLPVVDESFARIEDISMKLTRQRTDLALKVPTCVMRWMLPRIMRFQGEHPDLHVQITTAWQHVVDFSSEPFDAAIVYGTSPGPGVVALPLFDERLTPVCAPELRQASPLGAVGDLARHTLLHPTRDHRDWRAWLDHAGERGVDPARGPTFDTLDLATNAAMQGFGVAIGDVTLVDDDVSARRLERPFDIVLETGARYFFVYPENLGSQQKIRAFSDWIARHRD, translated from the coding sequence ATGCGCCGACTTCCGCCCCTGCACGCGCTGCAGATCTTCTCGACGGTGGCTCGCCACCGCAGCTTCACGCGCGCGGCCGAGCAGCTGTGCCTCACGCAGGGCGCGGTGAGCCGGCAGATCCAGACGCTCGAGGCGCATTACGGGTTTCCGCTGTTCAAGCGGCATGCGAAGGGCCTCACGCTGACGGCGGAAGGCGAGCAACTGTTGCCGGTGGTCGACGAGAGCTTCGCGCGGATCGAGGACATCTCGATGAAGCTCACGCGGCAGCGCACCGATCTCGCGCTGAAGGTGCCGACCTGCGTGATGCGCTGGATGCTGCCGCGCATCATGCGCTTCCAGGGCGAACACCCCGATCTCCACGTGCAGATCACGACCGCGTGGCAGCACGTCGTCGATTTCTCGAGCGAACCGTTCGATGCGGCGATCGTCTACGGGACGTCGCCGGGCCCCGGCGTCGTCGCGCTGCCGCTGTTCGACGAACGGCTGACACCCGTGTGCGCGCCCGAGTTGCGGCAGGCGTCGCCGCTCGGCGCGGTCGGCGATCTCGCGCGCCACACGCTGCTGCATCCGACGCGCGACCACCGCGACTGGCGTGCATGGCTCGACCATGCGGGCGAGCGCGGCGTCGATCCCGCGCGCGGCCCGACGTTCGACACGCTCGATCTCGCGACGAACGCGGCGATGCAGGGCTTCGGCGTCGCGATCGGCGACGTGACGCTCGTCGACGACGACGTCAGCGCGCGCCGGCTCGAACGGCCGTTCGACATCGTGCTCGAAACCGGCGCACGCTACTTCTTTGTCTACCCCGAGAACCTCGGCAGCCAGCAGAAGATCCGCGCGTTCAGCGACTGGATCGCGCGCCATCGCGACTGA
- the bla gene encoding class A beta-lactamase — MEHSSTRRSLLLAAVAAPFVAACTSAPVADQGRAHTAQAELAALEKASNGRLGVAALDTSNGVRIAHHARERFPLCGTYAVMAAAAMLARGSLDASLLPRRILYRRYEIVSGSPITESHVDTGMTIAQLCAAMLQSGDKGAGNLLMGVLGGPQAVTAFARESGDTSFRLDHWEPELNKAAPGDERDTSTPVAMVDTLQRLLLGDTLREPQRAQLTEWMAGGARAATGIAAGVPPGWRVADKAGTGGYGTTTDIAVLWPPSRAPIVMAVSFTQPDAAAAARADVVASAARIAAGALTATA; from the coding sequence ATGGAACACTCTTCGACCCGCCGCTCGCTGTTGCTTGCCGCAGTGGCCGCGCCGTTCGTCGCCGCGTGCACGTCCGCGCCGGTCGCCGACCAGGGGCGCGCCCATACCGCCCAGGCCGAACTCGCCGCACTCGAAAAAGCCTCGAACGGGCGGCTCGGCGTCGCCGCGCTCGATACGTCGAACGGCGTGCGCATCGCGCACCATGCGCGCGAACGCTTCCCGCTGTGCGGCACGTATGCGGTCATGGCCGCCGCCGCGATGCTCGCGCGCGGCTCGCTCGACGCGTCGCTGCTGCCGCGCCGTATCCTGTACCGCCGCTATGAAATCGTGTCGGGCTCGCCGATTACGGAAAGCCACGTCGACACCGGCATGACGATCGCGCAACTGTGCGCGGCGATGCTGCAGTCGGGCGACAAGGGCGCGGGCAACCTGCTGATGGGCGTGCTCGGCGGCCCGCAGGCCGTCACGGCGTTCGCGCGCGAAAGCGGCGACACCAGCTTCCGCCTCGATCACTGGGAGCCCGAGCTGAACAAGGCCGCGCCCGGCGACGAGCGCGACACGTCGACACCGGTCGCGATGGTCGACACGCTGCAGCGGCTGCTGCTCGGCGACACGCTGCGCGAACCGCAGCGCGCGCAACTGACGGAATGGATGGCGGGCGGCGCACGCGCGGCGACCGGCATCGCGGCGGGCGTGCCGCCCGGCTGGCGCGTCGCCGACAAGGCCGGCACCGGCGGCTACGGCACGACGACCGACATCGCGGTGCTGTGGCCGCCGTCGCGCGCGCCGATCGTGATGGCCGTGTCGTTCACGCAGCCGGACGCCGCTGCCGCGGCGCGCGCGGACGTCGTCGCGTCGGCGGCGCGCATCGCGGCGGGCGCGCTCACCGCGACCGCCTGA
- a CDS encoding peptidoglycan DD-metalloendopeptidase family protein, protein MKTREIHPKAAWLSGLAAVLVMAGCASTQSVPPSDTLAGKPADTSPPAAQLAAPMPAAPILVAQKYVVKRGDTLTGIASANDCSVADLRTWNKLAANGRLRMGQVLRIVKQQPLPPAGAAGTQIVASNGAASSQGNSQTTAQATSQAGASTASDRQVVKETKRHAGGVALKWPATGKIVDGFKPGQNRGIQIAGRPGDPVRAAADGRVMYAGTGLNDYGSLIIVQHNADFLTAYAHNRKLLVKTGDIVHQGDAIAEMGDLDNSRVALLFEVRRDGKPVNPMPYLPSSQG, encoded by the coding sequence ATGAAAACGCGCGAGATTCACCCTAAGGCGGCGTGGCTGTCGGGCCTGGCCGCCGTGCTCGTCATGGCCGGTTGTGCAAGTACGCAGTCCGTTCCGCCGAGCGACACGCTGGCGGGAAAACCCGCTGATACGAGCCCGCCTGCCGCGCAGTTGGCTGCGCCGATGCCGGCCGCACCGATTCTCGTCGCGCAAAAGTACGTCGTGAAACGCGGTGACACGCTGACGGGCATCGCCTCCGCGAACGATTGCAGCGTGGCCGACTTGCGCACCTGGAACAAGCTGGCCGCGAACGGCAGGCTGCGCATGGGGCAGGTACTGCGCATCGTCAAGCAGCAGCCGCTGCCACCCGCGGGCGCGGCCGGCACGCAGATTGTCGCGAGTAATGGCGCGGCGAGTAGTCAGGGCAACTCGCAGACCACCGCGCAGGCCACTTCGCAGGCCGGCGCATCGACCGCGAGCGATCGCCAGGTCGTCAAGGAAACGAAGCGCCATGCGGGCGGCGTCGCGCTCAAGTGGCCGGCAACCGGCAAGATCGTCGACGGGTTCAAGCCCGGACAGAACCGCGGCATCCAGATCGCCGGCCGGCCGGGCGATCCGGTTCGCGCCGCGGCCGACGGCCGCGTGATGTACGCGGGCACCGGCCTGAACGATTACGGCAGCCTGATCATCGTCCAGCACAACGCGGACTTCCTGACCGCCTATGCGCACAACCGCAAGCTGCTCGTGAAGACGGGCGACATCGTGCATCAGGGCGACGCGATCGCCGAGATGGGCGACCTCGACAACTCGCGCGTCGCGCTGCTGTTCGAGGTGCGACGCGACGGCAAGCCGGTGAATCCGATGCCGTACCTGCCTTCGTCGCAAGGGTGA